The Pontibacter pudoricolor genome contains a region encoding:
- a CDS encoding vWA domain-containing protein, translating to MALGYRFAEFIPPEDEKPTFETLLKIFLQLVTISSGDVAEALAWLSSLDKQYNLTSDEYGIGDFIEDLKKKGYLDENPQERGSFSLTAKSEQGIRRSALEEIFGKLKKGGQGSHATPHTGIGEEASTDQREYRFGDALEQISMTESIRNAQVNHGLGEFRLTEQDLEVTETEHKTQASTVLMIDISHSMILYGEDRITPAKKVAMALAELIKQKYPKDTLDIIVFGNDAWQIEVKDLPYLEVGPYHTNTVAGLELAMDILRKRKTPNKQIFMITDGKPTCLKIGLNYYKNSFGLDRKVVNKTLNLAAQCRRLKIPITTFMIASDPYLQQFVDEFTKVNNGQAYYSSLKGLGHLVFRDYGQNRKKSF from the coding sequence ATGGCTTTAGGGTACAGATTTGCAGAATTTATTCCGCCGGAAGATGAAAAGCCGACCTTTGAAACGTTGCTTAAGATTTTCCTGCAGTTGGTAACTATAAGCTCCGGCGATGTGGCCGAAGCGCTTGCCTGGCTCAGTTCTTTAGACAAACAATATAACCTGACGAGTGATGAATACGGCATCGGCGATTTTATAGAAGACCTGAAAAAGAAAGGCTACCTGGATGAAAATCCGCAGGAGCGGGGAAGTTTTAGCTTAACTGCCAAGAGCGAACAAGGCATACGCCGCAGCGCCCTGGAAGAGATATTCGGGAAACTGAAAAAAGGCGGACAAGGCAGCCATGCAACTCCACACACCGGCATCGGCGAAGAAGCCAGCACCGACCAGCGCGAATACCGTTTTGGAGATGCACTGGAACAGATATCCATGACTGAATCTATCCGGAATGCGCAGGTAAACCATGGACTTGGCGAATTCAGGCTAACGGAGCAGGACCTGGAAGTAACAGAAACGGAGCACAAAACACAGGCATCCACCGTGCTGATGATCGATATTTCACACTCTATGATCTTGTATGGCGAAGACCGTATTACGCCTGCCAAGAAAGTAGCCATGGCGCTGGCCGAACTCATAAAACAAAAATACCCGAAAGACACACTGGATATCATCGTTTTCGGGAACGATGCCTGGCAGATTGAAGTGAAGGATTTGCCTTACCTGGAAGTGGGCCCTTACCACACAAATACCGTTGCTGGTTTAGAACTGGCCATGGATATTCTGCGGAAACGGAAAACACCTAACAAGCAGATATTTATGATAACCGACGGAAAACCAACCTGCCTGAAAATTGGCCTGAACTACTATAAAAACAGCTTTGGTTTGGACAGGAAAGTGGTAAACAAAACCCTGAACCTGGCAGCGCAGTGCCGCCGACTTAAGATACCTATTACCACTTTTATGATCGCATCGGACCCATACCTGCAGCAGTTCGTAGACGAGTTTACAAAAGTGAATAACGGGCAGGCCTACTATAGTTCACTGAAAGGCCTCGGCCACTTGGTATTCCGCGACTACGGCCAGAACCGAAAGAAAAGCTTTTAA
- a CDS encoding tetratricopeptide repeat-containing sensor histidine kinase, producing MIAPLLIQFILLIIVPVPKETTTHHAPVHNADVLRHKAEELCELSKAHWYTDPKKAVAYGKEAIKIAETINDQLLIAKAYNNTGAGFFNLGDYNTSAEFYYESVRLREALADTAGLSASYNNIGNIYLSQKNYYKAKIYYNKALSLASQIQDTLVISRALNNLGNVYEREEKFEVALRFYHKSLPLKEKTNDIKGIVISLINIGNTYQKQGKYSNALHYLQRGLALSGKTKSLHDQTYAYRGLAETYLGLKDYRKAERYGKQSLDVAQHTYSKNEAKTSAEVLQKIYSETGDFEKAYQYLHLSAAYNDSINTEEITRQTTSFQVKYETAQKEKENLKLLAEHEKHEQEIEHKTIVQYATVLLLILSLTVVIVAYLGNRRMKRLNKLLSRKNKKVSQYSEDIKKKRNELAAQALMLQQQKEELENLNQLKDKLFSIVAHDLRGPLLSLKSLLQVLAMGKIPEEKFLHFAKTLEAEQQNTLWLVDNLLVWARSQMQGTSVKREQINIYSLTANTLDLLAPQAKSKGVQMHNLAQEDMPAYADVDMIQLVLRNLVSNAIKFCNEGDMITIETELTDHDMLLVTVRDTGVGINAEKLPKLFGLRSYTSLGTAKEKGSGFGLAMCRDFVDNNGGRIWVESTEGEGSTFKFTLPLATQTIAINTQLASAETI from the coding sequence ATGATTGCACCTCTACTTATTCAATTTATACTGCTTATTATCGTACCTGTCCCGAAAGAGACAACCACACACCATGCACCGGTCCATAACGCGGATGTATTGCGCCACAAAGCAGAAGAGCTTTGCGAGTTAAGCAAGGCACATTGGTATACAGATCCCAAAAAAGCAGTTGCCTACGGTAAAGAAGCGATCAAGATTGCTGAAACTATAAATGATCAGCTCCTGATCGCAAAAGCCTACAATAATACAGGAGCAGGCTTTTTTAACCTCGGGGACTATAACACATCAGCTGAGTTCTACTATGAGTCTGTAAGACTGCGTGAGGCATTGGCAGACACGGCAGGCCTTAGCGCCAGCTACAACAACATCGGCAACATTTACCTGAGCCAGAAAAATTATTACAAAGCCAAAATATACTATAACAAAGCCCTTTCCCTGGCAAGCCAGATACAGGATACCTTGGTTATCAGCAGGGCGCTTAACAACCTGGGCAATGTGTATGAGCGCGAGGAGAAATTTGAAGTAGCGCTTCGTTTCTACCATAAATCGCTCCCGCTAAAAGAAAAGACCAACGATATAAAAGGCATCGTTATCAGCCTCATAAATATTGGTAACACGTATCAGAAACAGGGCAAATACAGCAATGCGCTACACTACCTGCAACGTGGCCTGGCGTTGTCGGGTAAAACAAAAAGCCTCCACGACCAGACGTATGCCTACCGCGGCCTAGCTGAAACTTACCTTGGACTGAAAGATTATAGAAAGGCAGAACGATATGGCAAACAAAGCCTTGATGTAGCACAGCATACTTACTCTAAAAACGAAGCCAAAACATCGGCAGAGGTACTGCAAAAGATTTACAGCGAAACAGGCGACTTTGAGAAAGCTTACCAGTACCTGCATCTTTCGGCGGCTTATAACGACAGTATTAACACCGAAGAAATAACTCGCCAGACGACCAGTTTCCAGGTAAAGTACGAAACGGCGCAGAAAGAAAAAGAAAACCTGAAACTGCTGGCCGAACACGAAAAGCACGAACAGGAAATAGAGCACAAAACGATCGTTCAGTATGCAACTGTCCTGCTCCTGATTCTCTCCTTAACAGTTGTTATAGTTGCCTACCTCGGTAACCGCCGCATGAAGCGCCTGAACAAACTACTCTCCAGAAAAAACAAGAAAGTTAGCCAGTATAGCGAGGATATAAAAAAGAAACGCAACGAACTGGCTGCCCAGGCACTGATGCTGCAACAGCAAAAAGAGGAACTTGAAAATCTGAACCAGTTAAAGGACAAGCTTTTCTCTATAGTTGCACATGACCTTCGCGGGCCGTTACTGTCATTAAAATCGTTACTGCAGGTGCTGGCTATGGGTAAAATTCCGGAAGAGAAATTTTTACACTTTGCCAAAACCCTGGAGGCTGAGCAGCAGAACACACTCTGGCTGGTTGATAACCTGTTGGTCTGGGCCCGTTCGCAAATGCAGGGCACTTCTGTTAAGCGCGAACAGATCAATATCTATAGTTTAACAGCTAATACCCTGGATCTTCTGGCACCTCAGGCAAAATCCAAGGGCGTGCAGATGCACAACCTGGCCCAGGAGGATATGCCAGCTTATGCTGACGTTGATATGATACAACTGGTGCTCCGTAACCTGGTATCTAATGCCATTAAATTTTGCAACGAAGGCGACATGATAACCATAGAAACAGAACTTACAGACCATGACATGCTGCTTGTTACCGTTCGGGATACAGGGGTAGGTATAAATGCTGAAAAACTGCCGAAATTGTTTGGTTTACGCAGCTACACCAGCCTCGGCACCGCTAAAGAAAAAGGAAGTGGCTTTGGCCTGGCCATGTGCCGCGACTTTGTAGACAATAATGGTGGAAGGATATGGGTGGAGAGCACAGAGGGTGAAGGCAGCACTTTTAAATTTACGCTCCCGCTTGCAACCCAGACTATAGCTATAAATACACAACTTGCATCTGCTGAAACTATTTAG
- a CDS encoding glycosyltransferase family 2 protein encodes MPHPLVTIICLCYNHERFLKEALDSVLAQTYPNLELIVVDDMSTDNSAAIIQEYIQKFPQINYISTGVNVGNCRAFNMGWRASKGEFVIDFATDDVLLPDRVEKQVEAFEKTDQTCGVVYSDAEYINDNSEHLHYHSQKFKAAPDGNVFSEAVGRYFICPPTMMMRREVLEELGGYDETLAYEDFDFWVRSARNWNYTYLPEVTTKRRLHQHSLSQKFYSSEGRMLQSTIKVCEKAAALVKTPSEKSALIKRLKYEIRHAYLTNHFTETAQFLKLLRDQVIQPGIVYSLISVLSNKQIKLNAVRNLYLRLRYRK; translated from the coding sequence ATGCCGCACCCCCTCGTTACCATCATCTGCCTTTGCTATAACCACGAGCGCTTTCTGAAAGAGGCACTTGACTCGGTGCTGGCACAGACATATCCAAACCTGGAACTGATTGTAGTGGATGACATGAGTACTGACAACAGCGCTGCGATCATACAGGAATACATTCAGAAATTTCCTCAGATAAACTATATCAGCACAGGTGTAAATGTGGGTAACTGCAGAGCTTTTAATATGGGCTGGCGTGCGTCTAAAGGTGAATTTGTAATTGACTTTGCGACCGACGATGTGCTGCTACCTGACAGGGTAGAGAAACAGGTGGAAGCTTTTGAGAAGACAGACCAAACGTGCGGTGTGGTTTATTCAGATGCGGAGTATATAAACGATAATTCGGAGCACCTGCATTACCATAGTCAGAAGTTTAAGGCAGCACCAGACGGTAATGTTTTTTCAGAAGCAGTAGGCCGCTATTTTATCTGCCCGCCTACCATGATGATGCGCCGGGAAGTGCTGGAAGAATTGGGCGGCTACGATGAAACACTGGCGTATGAGGACTTTGATTTCTGGGTACGGTCTGCCCGTAACTGGAACTATACATACCTGCCCGAAGTAACTACAAAACGCAGGTTACATCAGCATTCGTTGTCGCAGAAATTCTATAGTTCGGAGGGCCGTATGTTACAGTCAACTATAAAGGTGTGCGAAAAAGCAGCGGCTCTGGTAAAAACGCCATCAGAAAAAAGCGCTTTAATAAAAAGGTTAAAATACGAGATCCGGCACGCTTATCTTACCAATCACTTTACAGAAACTGCACAATTTCTGAAACTGCTGCGGGATCAGGTAATACAACCAGGTATAGTTTACAGCTTAATCAGCGTGCTGAGTAACAAGCAAATAAAGCTTAACGCCGTAAGAAACCTGTATCTCAGGCTCAGGTATAGGAAATAA
- a CDS encoding acyl-ACP desaturase — protein sequence MISAVASRVEVIKWMEDFVSEKITELLKTVEDSWQPADLLPDATLDNFLSEIKLLRERASDLSYDLLAVLVGDTITEEALPTYESWLMTIDGLPQDPNGPWMRWNRAWTAEENRHGDVLNRYLYLSGRINMREMEASTQYLIADGFDLMTDNDPYRSFVYTSFQETATNISHRRVAQLAKKEGDNVLAKLCGHVAADEARHAKAYKAFVGKIFEADANEMMLAFEDMMRKKIVMPAHYMRELGVDLGKTFGHFTDAAQRLGVYTSADYTDILDGLIKEWKIETLTGLNEAGERARDYVMALPARLKRVAERMKVPELEYKFRWIAY from the coding sequence ATGATATCAGCAGTCGCCTCAAGAGTAGAAGTAATAAAATGGATGGAAGATTTTGTCAGTGAAAAGATCACTGAACTTCTTAAAACTGTAGAAGATAGCTGGCAACCGGCAGACCTTTTACCGGACGCTACGCTTGATAATTTCCTGAGTGAGATCAAACTTCTGCGCGAACGTGCAAGCGATCTTTCTTATGACCTGCTTGCTGTGCTGGTAGGAGATACCATTACCGAAGAAGCACTTCCTACTTACGAAAGCTGGCTGATGACAATTGATGGCTTACCCCAGGACCCGAACGGACCGTGGATGCGCTGGAACCGTGCCTGGACGGCTGAAGAGAACCGACATGGCGATGTGCTGAACCGTTACCTGTACCTGAGTGGCCGCATTAACATGCGCGAAATGGAAGCGTCTACGCAATACCTGATCGCAGACGGGTTTGACCTGATGACAGACAATGATCCTTATCGTTCGTTTGTTTATACCTCGTTCCAGGAAACAGCAACTAACATTTCGCACCGCCGTGTAGCGCAGTTGGCTAAAAAAGAAGGCGATAACGTATTGGCAAAACTTTGCGGCCACGTAGCTGCCGACGAAGCCCGCCACGCAAAAGCATACAAAGCGTTTGTGGGTAAGATTTTTGAAGCCGACGCAAACGAAATGATGCTGGCTTTTGAAGACATGATGCGTAAAAAGATCGTAATGCCTGCACACTACATGCGCGAGCTTGGTGTTGATCTTGGTAAAACATTTGGTCACTTCACGGATGCAGCACAGCGTTTAGGTGTTTACACTTCAGCAGACTACACCGATATCCTGGATGGCCTGATTAAAGAGTGGAAAATTGAAACCCTTACTGGTCTGAACGAAGCCGGTGAGCGTGCCCGCGATTATGTAATGGCATTGCCAGCCCGTTTGAAGCGAGTTGCAGAGCGTATGAAAGTTCCTGAATTAGAATACAAGTTCCGCTGGATAGCTTACTAA
- a CDS encoding sigma 54-interacting transcriptional regulator, with protein sequence MNYKDIPAEKLLNIKTLGQLKATGYEPQSVKQELRRNLIDKLQNKEEVFPGIWGYEETVIPDMQRAILSMHHINLLGLRGQAKTRIARQMVDLLDEYIPVVQGSELNDDPLQPLSRYAKDLIHEHGDDTPVSWLHRNDRYTEKLATPDVSVADLIGDADPIKAATMKLPYSDERVIHFGLIPRSHRGIFVINELPDLQARIQVSLFNILQEGDIQIRGFKVRMPLDIQFVFTANPEDYTNRGSIVTPLKDRIDSQIITHYPKTIETGKKITLQEARVKEEQSELVKTNDIIGDLIEQVAFEARESEYVDPKSGVSARLTISAFENLLSAAERRALLNGEKSTYVRVSDFLNTIPSVTGKVELVYEGEQEGAGHVAQVLMGKAIRTQFLKYFPDPDKAKKAKDGNIYKKITDWFGDGNTVDILNDAAAADYKKNLQSIPGLTELIEKQQPKAKGDEKLFMMEFALHGLAEHSQLSKSRLSTGLQFKDLLSGMFTMPKFGEEDEDDF encoded by the coding sequence ATGAACTATAAAGACATACCAGCAGAGAAGTTACTGAACATTAAAACACTGGGGCAACTGAAAGCAACTGGTTACGAACCGCAATCGGTGAAGCAGGAACTGCGCCGCAACCTGATAGATAAATTACAGAATAAAGAAGAGGTTTTCCCGGGCATTTGGGGATATGAGGAAACTGTAATTCCGGATATGCAACGGGCCATACTCTCGATGCACCATATAAACCTGCTGGGTTTGCGCGGCCAGGCCAAAACCCGTATTGCCCGCCAGATGGTTGACCTTTTGGACGAATATATACCGGTAGTGCAGGGCTCGGAACTGAACGATGACCCACTCCAGCCGCTCTCGCGTTATGCCAAAGATCTTATTCATGAACATGGTGACGACACGCCTGTAAGCTGGCTGCACCGCAACGACAGGTATACAGAAAAACTGGCTACACCCGATGTTTCGGTTGCCGACCTGATCGGTGATGCCGACCCGATAAAAGCGGCTACCATGAAGTTGCCATACTCCGATGAACGCGTGATCCATTTCGGGTTGATACCGCGCTCGCACCGGGGCATTTTTGTGATAAACGAGTTGCCCGATCTGCAGGCGCGCATCCAGGTTTCGCTGTTCAATATTCTGCAGGAAGGCGATATTCAGATCCGTGGTTTTAAGGTGCGCATGCCACTCGATATCCAGTTTGTGTTTACAGCTAACCCCGAAGACTATACCAACCGTGGTTCTATCGTTACGCCGCTCAAAGACCGTATCGATTCGCAGATCATAACGCACTATCCTAAAACAATTGAGACCGGGAAAAAAATTACGTTGCAGGAAGCCAGGGTTAAAGAAGAGCAGAGCGAGCTGGTAAAAACCAACGACATTATCGGCGACCTGATTGAGCAGGTTGCTTTTGAGGCCCGGGAAAGCGAGTACGTCGATCCTAAGAGTGGGGTATCGGCACGACTAACGATATCGGCTTTCGAGAATCTGCTGAGTGCCGCTGAACGTCGCGCTTTACTGAACGGGGAAAAATCAACTTACGTGCGGGTGTCCGATTTCCTGAATACCATACCGTCGGTGACTGGTAAGGTAGAACTGGTTTACGAAGGCGAGCAGGAGGGAGCAGGCCATGTGGCGCAGGTGTTGATGGGTAAAGCAATACGCACACAATTCCTGAAGTATTTTCCGGACCCGGATAAAGCCAAAAAAGCGAAGGACGGTAATATCTATAAAAAGATAACCGACTGGTTTGGCGATGGGAATACGGTAGATATATTGAACGATGCCGCAGCCGCAGACTATAAGAAGAACCTGCAAAGCATACCCGGTTTAACGGAGCTTATAGAGAAACAGCAACCCAAAGCTAAAGGCGATGAAAAACTGTTTATGATGGAATTTGCCCTGCATGGTCTGGCCGAGCACAGCCAGCTGAGCAAGAGCCGTTTAAGCACCGGTTTGCAGTTTAAAGACCTGCTGAGCGGCATGTTTACGATGCCAAAATTCGGGGAGGAAGACGAAGACGACTTTTAA
- a CDS encoding amidohydrolase family protein, producing MKKPLHLNIGGWKKNLLLLCSLGLLLEPAMAQEAAKTQKDKDKKEEKKDLPLEGARKININTSEGSWLALDVSPDGKQIIFDMLGDLYLLPITGGKATQLTDGMAFDTQARFSPDGKSIVFVSDRDGTDNVWTMELATKKPKQISKSKNENFFSAEWTPDGEYLVASKGRRNLKLHLYHKDGGTGIQLISKPENMKTVEPAFGKDGRYIWFSQRNGAWNYNAQLPQYQLATFDRQTGEISSKSSRYGSAFTPTLSPDGKWLVYGTRHNNQTGLVAQNLKTGEEKWLAYPVQRDEQESIAPLGVLPAMSFTPDSKELIASYGGKIHRIPVAGGPALEIPFQVNTDIAVGPQLDFKYPIKDDKMMTVTQLRDAAVSPDGKRVAFTALDRLYVMDFPNGTPKRLTDQDFTQAQPTWSPDGKTIAYVTWHEKNGGAIYKTNANGKGKPTKLTQENAVFQEPVFTSNGERIVFAKGSAQSYREDPGPGAFDARQTINWIPAKGGQSTFVTNAGVGANPHFVKGDDRIYLFNYSEGLISIRWDGTDKKSYLKVKGITTFGTVNGDGVMEEMCHMLHQNEREPQQQPSNATVLIKAPVGDKALALINNEIYVVTIPVIGGETPTISVADVASSQFPSWKLTEIGGQFPSWSADGKTVYWTIGHGFFSYNLDEARAKKEEMDLAAEKKKDAKAEVKTDSANAEKEAIVIEGYKPKETKIAIQVPRDIPQGIVLFQGARIITMNGDEVIENGDILVENNRIKAVGKSGSLTVPQGAKVIDVKGKTITPGFVDTHSHMWPRWGVHTNQVWMYAANLAYGVTTTRDPQTGTTDVLTYSDLVDAGKMIGPRVYSTGPGVGFWSYNLKSLEQTKNVLRQYSEYYNTKTIKMYLVGNRQHRQWIIMAAKEQGLLPTTEGGLDFKLNMTQAIDGYPGHEHSFPIYPLYKDVVDFVAKTKMAYTPTLLVSYGGPWAENYYYATEDVVGDKKLNYFTPKPELDAKARRRPGWFTKDEHIFSRHAEFVNDLVKEGGLAGIGSHGQLQGLGYHWEVWSVQSGGMSNHDALKVATILGARSLGLDGDIGSIENGKLADLVIMDGNPLENIRNTNTIKYVMRNGRLFDANTMDELAPTARKAPDFDWHSAMPVGVPGVKQ from the coding sequence ATGAAGAAACCACTACACCTGAACATAGGCGGCTGGAAGAAAAACCTGCTTCTGCTATGCTCGCTGGGCTTGTTGCTGGAGCCGGCCATGGCCCAGGAGGCAGCCAAAACCCAAAAAGACAAAGACAAGAAGGAGGAGAAAAAAGACCTTCCCCTCGAAGGTGCCCGCAAAATAAACATCAACACGTCCGAAGGGTCGTGGCTGGCGCTGGATGTGAGCCCGGATGGCAAGCAGATTATTTTTGATATGCTGGGTGACCTGTACCTGCTGCCTATAACAGGAGGTAAAGCAACGCAGCTAACAGACGGAATGGCCTTCGATACACAGGCGCGTTTCAGCCCGGACGGAAAGTCAATCGTGTTCGTTTCGGACAGAGATGGTACGGACAACGTCTGGACAATGGAACTGGCAACCAAAAAGCCAAAGCAGATCAGTAAAAGCAAGAACGAGAACTTCTTCTCTGCCGAATGGACGCCGGATGGCGAATACCTGGTAGCCTCGAAAGGTCGCCGTAACCTGAAACTGCACCTATACCACAAAGATGGCGGCACAGGTATACAGCTTATCAGTAAGCCTGAGAACATGAAAACAGTGGAACCGGCTTTCGGAAAAGATGGTCGTTACATCTGGTTTTCGCAGCGTAACGGTGCCTGGAACTATAATGCCCAGTTACCACAGTACCAACTGGCAACGTTCGACCGCCAGACCGGTGAGATCAGCAGCAAATCTTCGCGCTATGGCTCTGCCTTCACTCCTACCCTTTCTCCGGACGGAAAGTGGTTGGTATATGGTACGCGCCACAACAACCAAACTGGTTTAGTTGCCCAGAACCTGAAAACGGGTGAAGAGAAATGGCTGGCCTACCCGGTACAGCGCGACGAGCAGGAATCTATAGCACCGCTTGGTGTGTTGCCTGCCATGTCTTTTACCCCGGATAGCAAAGAGCTTATTGCGTCTTATGGCGGCAAAATCCACAGAATTCCTGTTGCTGGCGGTCCAGCACTTGAGATTCCTTTCCAGGTAAATACAGACATCGCAGTTGGCCCTCAGCTGGACTTTAAATACCCGATCAAGGATGATAAAATGATGACCGTAACGCAGCTTCGCGATGCAGCTGTGTCGCCGGATGGCAAGCGTGTTGCCTTTACTGCCCTTGACAGGCTTTATGTTATGGATTTCCCGAACGGTACGCCAAAACGCTTAACGGATCAGGACTTTACACAGGCTCAGCCAACCTGGTCTCCGGATGGTAAAACAATTGCTTACGTTACCTGGCACGAGAAAAACGGTGGCGCTATCTATAAAACAAATGCAAACGGCAAAGGCAAACCAACCAAACTGACACAGGAAAATGCCGTGTTCCAGGAGCCGGTATTTACGTCGAACGGAGAGCGCATCGTATTTGCAAAAGGTTCTGCACAGTCTTACAGAGAAGATCCGGGACCGGGCGCATTTGACGCTCGCCAGACTATAAACTGGATACCGGCAAAAGGTGGCCAGAGCACCTTTGTTACCAATGCAGGTGTGGGTGCTAACCCGCACTTCGTAAAAGGCGACGACCGTATTTACCTGTTCAACTATTCTGAAGGCCTGATCTCGATTCGTTGGGATGGTACCGACAAAAAATCATACCTGAAAGTAAAAGGCATTACCACGTTTGGAACAGTGAACGGTGATGGCGTGATGGAGGAAATGTGCCACATGCTGCACCAGAACGAGCGCGAGCCGCAACAACAGCCTTCAAACGCAACAGTGTTAATAAAAGCACCAGTTGGCGACAAAGCACTTGCACTCATCAACAACGAAATTTATGTAGTAACTATACCGGTTATAGGCGGCGAAACGCCAACTATATCGGTAGCTGATGTGGCTTCGTCGCAGTTCCCGAGCTGGAAATTAACGGAGATCGGCGGACAGTTCCCAAGCTGGTCTGCAGATGGCAAAACCGTTTACTGGACAATCGGACACGGTTTCTTCTCTTACAACCTGGATGAAGCCAGAGCGAAGAAAGAAGAAATGGATCTGGCTGCTGAGAAGAAAAAGGATGCTAAGGCTGAAGTAAAAACTGACAGTGCCAACGCCGAAAAAGAAGCCATCGTTATAGAAGGTTACAAGCCGAAAGAAACCAAAATTGCGATACAGGTTCCGCGTGATATTCCACAGGGTATCGTGTTATTTCAGGGTGCCCGCATTATTACCATGAACGGTGATGAAGTGATTGAGAATGGTGACATACTGGTGGAGAACAACCGCATTAAAGCAGTTGGTAAATCAGGTTCTTTAACTGTGCCGCAGGGTGCTAAAGTTATAGATGTAAAAGGCAAAACGATAACACCGGGCTTTGTAGATACGCACTCGCACATGTGGCCACGTTGGGGTGTGCATACCAATCAGGTTTGGATGTATGCCGCTAACCTGGCTTACGGTGTTACGACCACCCGCGACCCGCAGACCGGAACAACAGATGTGTTAACGTACAGCGACCTGGTAGATGCCGGCAAAATGATCGGTCCAAGAGTTTACTCAACAGGTCCTGGGGTAGGTTTCTGGTCTTATAACCTGAAGAGCCTGGAGCAGACAAAGAATGTATTGCGCCAGTATTCCGAATACTATAACACCAAGACTATAAAAATGTACCTGGTGGGTAACCGCCAGCATCGCCAGTGGATCATTATGGCAGCCAAAGAGCAGGGCTTGCTACCAACTACAGAAGGTGGCCTTGACTTTAAACTGAACATGACGCAGGCCATAGATGGTTACCCGGGCCACGAGCACTCCTTCCCGATCTACCCGCTTTACAAAGATGTGGTTGATTTCGTAGCCAAAACCAAAATGGCTTATACTCCTACGCTGCTGGTATCGTATGGCGGGCCGTGGGCTGAGAACTACTATTATGCTACAGAAGATGTGGTAGGTGACAAAAAACTGAACTACTTTACACCTAAGCCGGAATTAGATGCAAAGGCACGCCGCAGACCAGGTTGGTTCACGAAAGATGAGCACATTTTCTCTCGTCACGCGGAGTTTGTTAATGACCTTGTAAAAGAAGGTGGCCTGGCTGGTATCGGGTCGCATGGCCAGTTACAGGGCCTTGGTTACCACTGGGAAGTATGGTCTGTGCAGTCTGGTGGCATGAGCAACCACGATGCGCTAAAAGTAGCAACTATACTTGGCGCCAGATCGCTTGGTCTGGATGGTGATATCGGGTCTATTGAAAACGGCAAACTGGCTGACCTGGTAATTATGGACGGCAACCCACTGGAAAACATCCGTAACACCAACACGATTAAATATGTGATGCGCAACGGTCGCCTGTTCGACGCCAATACCATGGACGAGCTGGCCCCTACTGCACGTAAAGCACCGGACTTTGACTGGCACAGTGCGATGCCTGTTGGCGTACCTGGCGTAAAACAGTAG
- a CDS encoding endonuclease domain-containing protein, with the protein MRKDQLHSLPHLKEQRTRLRNEMTFAEQVLWQELRSWRLHGKKFRRQHSIENFIVDFYCAADKLVIEVDGAVHDTPEAIENDKLRDEMLRNWGYTVLRFRNDEVLEKYQKLKIRSRHTLETPLPVFRKGLGEGKNKRGRLLMQPASFYSLTAG; encoded by the coding sequence ATGAGAAAAGATCAGTTACATAGTTTACCTCATCTGAAGGAGCAGCGGACAAGACTTCGGAACGAAATGACGTTTGCAGAGCAAGTGCTATGGCAGGAGCTTCGCAGTTGGAGATTACACGGTAAAAAGTTCAGACGACAACACAGTATCGAGAACTTTATAGTTGACTTTTACTGCGCCGCCGATAAGTTGGTAATTGAAGTTGATGGCGCTGTGCACGACACACCAGAAGCGATTGAGAATGATAAACTCAGGGATGAAATGCTAAGAAATTGGGGATATACTGTACTAAGATTCAGAAACGATGAAGTACTAGAGAAATATCAGAAGTTAAAGATAAGATCACGACATACTTTAGAAACTCCCCTTCCTGTTTTTAGGAAGGGGCTGGGGGAAGGTAAAAACAAAAGAGGCAGGCTGCTGATGCAACCTGCCTCTTTCTATAGTTTAACTGCTGGTTAG